From the Streptomyces syringium genome, one window contains:
- a CDS encoding MMPL family transporter encodes MIRALTGFSTRNPWKVIALWAVLGMALTMLSQVLIYRVTQTQTGDFLPAQYDSAAALKIAEERFGVKPDANAVTMLVARADGKPLTGPDHRGVAAVAERLGHRRVPMPAPKEDDDPAFLRRDHSQTPKVSPTMVAPDRSFELLSVQLTGNSTDPALHDLYRAFRDRAKDDFAEAGMRTGFTGGLADLVDTADAEKTTQEVVGILMVGLIVLINVLVFRSALAAIVPLLAVVIVGGAAAGTVVGTAMLTGIMLDTSTPSMISVVLIGIGVDYFLFLLFRFREHLRARPDLPARVVSAEVSARVGTAITSAALTIVAAFATLGIATFGQFRVLGPAIAVSVLVMLLASLTLMPALLAVTGRRMFWPSRSLKREPHAGAAARVGDLVACRPLTLVLASVALLGALAAGLVGIRMDFGQTAGTHDTPAAATSAEIARALPAGVSDPATVYVTAKDGRTLTAAGLDALPTALAKVKGVGSVGRTTLNDDRTAARIDLYLTAGSQTQQARDLVSGPVRDTVARHTPAGAQAHVGGTAAIFADISTAVDHDLKVVFPVAAVLIAVILLVLLRSLLAPAVLMIAVGLGFAATLGASALFFQHFLDKPGVNFVLPLVLFLFVVALGTDYNILISDRIREEMERPGPARAAVARAVRHTAPAIATAGVVLAASFGSLAVNADPSTQQIGFATALGIMLSAFVLSIVLVPALAAILGRGTWWPVRPGRDRGRHHAGPPAARPRPDHVSVS; translated from the coding sequence GTGATCCGCGCCCTGACCGGGTTCTCCACCCGCAACCCATGGAAGGTCATCGCCCTCTGGGCGGTGCTGGGCATGGCCCTGACCATGCTCAGCCAGGTGCTGATCTACCGGGTCACCCAGACCCAGACCGGCGACTTCCTACCCGCGCAGTACGACTCGGCCGCCGCGCTGAAGATCGCCGAGGAGCGGTTCGGCGTGAAGCCCGACGCCAACGCGGTGACCATGCTCGTCGCCCGCGCCGACGGCAAGCCCCTCACCGGTCCCGACCACCGCGGCGTCGCCGCCGTCGCCGAGCGACTGGGCCACCGGCGCGTGCCGATGCCCGCGCCCAAGGAGGACGACGATCCCGCCTTCCTGCGCCGGGACCACTCCCAGACGCCCAAGGTCAGCCCCACCATGGTCGCGCCCGACCGCAGCTTCGAGCTGCTCTCCGTGCAGCTGACCGGCAACTCCACGGACCCCGCCCTGCACGACCTCTACCGCGCCTTCCGCGACCGGGCGAAGGACGACTTCGCCGAGGCCGGGATGCGTACGGGCTTCACCGGCGGCCTGGCCGACCTGGTGGACACCGCCGATGCCGAGAAGACCACCCAGGAGGTCGTCGGCATCCTGATGGTCGGTCTGATCGTGCTGATCAACGTCCTGGTGTTCCGCAGCGCGCTGGCCGCCATCGTGCCGCTGCTCGCGGTCGTCATCGTCGGCGGCGCGGCCGCGGGCACGGTCGTCGGCACCGCGATGCTCACCGGCATCATGCTCGACACCTCCACCCCGAGCATGATCAGCGTCGTGCTGATCGGTATCGGCGTCGACTACTTCCTCTTCCTCCTCTTCCGCTTCCGCGAACACCTGCGAGCCCGCCCCGACCTGCCCGCACGCGTGGTGTCGGCCGAGGTCAGCGCACGGGTCGGCACGGCGATCACCTCGGCCGCCCTCACCATCGTGGCCGCCTTCGCCACCCTCGGCATCGCGACCTTCGGACAGTTCCGGGTGCTCGGCCCCGCCATCGCCGTCTCGGTGCTCGTCATGCTGCTGGCCAGCCTGACCCTGATGCCCGCGCTGCTCGCGGTCACCGGACGCAGGATGTTCTGGCCGTCCCGCTCCCTCAAGCGCGAACCGCACGCCGGCGCCGCGGCGCGCGTCGGCGACCTGGTCGCCTGCCGCCCGCTCACCCTCGTGCTGGCCTCCGTCGCCCTGCTCGGCGCGCTGGCGGCCGGACTGGTCGGCATCCGGATGGACTTCGGCCAGACCGCCGGCACCCACGACACCCCGGCCGCCGCCACGTCCGCCGAGATCGCCCGCGCCCTGCCCGCCGGAGTGTCCGATCCCGCCACGGTCTACGTCACCGCCAAGGACGGCCGCACTCTCACCGCCGCCGGACTCGACGCCCTGCCCACGGCCCTCGCCAAGGTCAAGGGCGTCGGCAGCGTCGGCAGAACCACCCTCAACGACGACCGCACCGCCGCCCGCATCGACCTCTACCTCACCGCCGGCAGTCAGACACAGCAGGCCCGTGACCTCGTCTCGGGACCCGTACGGGACACCGTCGCCCGCCACACCCCGGCCGGTGCACAAGCCCACGTCGGCGGCACGGCCGCGATCTTCGCGGACATCTCCACCGCCGTCGACCACGACCTGAAGGTCGTGTTCCCGGTCGCCGCCGTGCTGATCGCCGTCATCCTGCTCGTCCTGCTGCGCAGCCTGCTCGCCCCGGCGGTCCTCATGATCGCCGTCGGCCTCGGCTTCGCCGCCACCCTCGGTGCCTCGGCCCTCTTCTTCCAGCACTTCCTCGACAAGCCGGGCGTCAACTTCGTCCTGCCGCTGGTGCTGTTCCTCTTCGTCGTCGCCCTCGGCACCGACTACAACATCCTGATCAGCGACCGCATCCGCGAGGAGATGGAACGCCCGGGCCCGGCCCGCGCCGCCGTCGCCAGGGCCGTGCGCCACACGGCACCCGCCATCGCCACGGCGGGCGTCGTCCTCGCCGCGTCCTTCGGCAGCCTCGCCGTCAACGCGGACCCCTCCACCCAGCAGATCGGCTTCGCGACGGCGCTCGGCATCATGCTCTCCGCCTTCGTGCTCTCCATCGTGCTGGTGCCCGCGCTCGCCGCGATCCTCGGCCGGGGCACGTGGTGGCCGGTCCGCCCGGGCCGTGACCGGGGACGCCACCACGCAGGCCCCCCGGC